The following are encoded together in the Gordonia insulae genome:
- the msrA gene encoding peptide-methionine (S)-S-oxide reductase MsrA, with protein sequence MTTDTGQITRRPGTETAVLAGGCFWGMEDLIRRQPGVLDTRVGYTGGSNDHATYRNHPGHAEAVEIVFDPTETSFRDILAFFFQIHDPSTKDRQGNDVGTSYRSAIFPLTPEQEQVARDTIADVDASGLWPGKAVTTIEAEAPFWEAEPEHQDYLLNFPNGYTCHFPRAGWVLPKRQDAGSR encoded by the coding sequence ATGACGACCGACACCGGACAGATCACCCGCCGCCCCGGCACCGAGACCGCCGTCCTCGCCGGCGGATGCTTCTGGGGGATGGAAGACCTCATCCGCCGACAGCCCGGTGTGCTCGACACCCGGGTCGGTTACACGGGCGGGTCGAACGATCACGCCACGTACCGCAACCACCCTGGTCATGCCGAGGCGGTCGAGATCGTGTTCGATCCGACCGAGACGTCGTTCCGCGACATCCTGGCGTTCTTCTTCCAGATCCACGACCCGAGCACCAAGGATCGTCAGGGCAATGACGTCGGCACCAGCTATCGGTCGGCGATCTTCCCGCTGACCCCTGAGCAGGAGCAGGTCGCCCGCGACACCATCGCCGATGTCGATGCGTCGGGACTGTGGCCGGGGAAGGCGGTCACGACCATCGAGGCAGAGGCGCCTTTCTGGGAGGCCGAGCCCGAGCATCAGGATTACCTGCTCAACTTCCCGAACGGGTACACCTGTCACTTCCCGCGGGCCGGGTGGGTCCTGCCGAAGAGGCAGGACGCGGGATCTCGATGA
- a CDS encoding TetR/AcrR family transcriptional regulator, whose product MARNDDRRILLADAGVAVLARDGARGLTHRAVDREAKVPLGTASNYFTTRDLLIRALVSRIEQRLTPAPETLARLGVREPSRELFAEYLRDIVRRLSAEPEVTLALFELRLEAGRRPEVGKVMGEWLRAGFDGDVAFNSAAGLPGGRGAIALFHYAIDGLMLDRLTLSIDPETSTDDVIEALVAGLLPSNA is encoded by the coding sequence ATGGCCCGCAACGACGATCGCCGCATTTTGCTTGCCGACGCAGGGGTCGCTGTCCTGGCCAGGGACGGCGCACGCGGACTCACTCATCGAGCTGTCGACCGGGAAGCGAAGGTTCCTCTGGGGACGGCGTCGAACTATTTCACGACGCGGGACCTGTTGATTCGGGCGCTCGTATCCCGGATCGAGCAGCGACTGACCCCCGCGCCTGAAACGCTGGCGCGGCTCGGTGTGCGCGAGCCGAGCCGAGAGCTGTTCGCCGAGTATCTCCGCGACATCGTGCGCCGGCTGAGCGCGGAGCCCGAGGTGACCCTGGCGCTCTTCGAACTCAGGCTGGAGGCCGGACGTCGTCCCGAGGTCGGCAAGGTGATGGGGGAATGGTTGCGGGCGGGATTCGACGGCGACGTGGCGTTCAACAGCGCCGCCGGGCTGCCGGGCGGCCGAGGTGCGATCGCGCTGTTCCACTATGCCATCGACGGATTGATGCTGGACCGGCTCACGCTGTCGATCGACCCGGAGACGTCAACCGACGATGTCATCGAGGCCCTCGTGGCGGGCCTGCTCCCGTCGAACGCGTAG
- a CDS encoding sensor histidine kinase, translated as MTAVTAVTGWWHGLSGPERFRLYTRLTLQSAILGVAVILAVTTARPWAAPGVLIAGAAALLAVEAQPEFTTLGRGRPRRWMLPTAAAVLVAVWVAYAIAARVMSAAADVDAARSAGIYVAMLAALSIVPFVRHRWWIALAISVATGAAFAAGPRGMLQVAGITFAVAVFLVGTTLLTRWALIVVDDLERARVVEAKLQVAEERLRFSRDLHDVVGRGFSAIAVKSELASTLLRAGAADRAGTEVEEIKTLAVESMEQMRALVHGYRDINLDGEVAGARSLLSAAGCELRIEGDPSAVPAEFHEVAAWVVREATTNIVKHSSATSATFTMGSSGMTLRNNGVSSMTADSRDTVADERSGLRGLAERLAEVGARLERSCTADEFVLEVKWENA; from the coding sequence GTGACGGCGGTGACGGCGGTGACGGGCTGGTGGCATGGGCTGTCCGGACCCGAACGGTTCCGCCTCTACACCCGTCTCACACTGCAGTCCGCCATCCTCGGCGTCGCCGTCATCCTGGCCGTCACCACCGCCCGGCCGTGGGCGGCGCCCGGCGTGCTGATCGCCGGGGCCGCCGCCCTGCTCGCCGTCGAGGCCCAGCCGGAGTTCACCACCCTCGGCCGCGGCCGACCGCGACGATGGATGCTGCCCACAGCCGCTGCGGTGCTGGTGGCGGTCTGGGTGGCGTACGCGATCGCTGCCCGGGTGATGTCGGCGGCCGCCGACGTCGACGCCGCCCGCAGTGCGGGAATCTACGTCGCGATGCTCGCCGCCCTGTCGATCGTCCCGTTCGTCCGCCACCGCTGGTGGATCGCTCTCGCCATCAGCGTGGCGACCGGGGCGGCCTTCGCCGCGGGTCCTCGTGGAATGTTGCAGGTCGCCGGGATCACCTTCGCCGTGGCCGTCTTCCTCGTCGGCACCACCCTCTTGACCCGCTGGGCACTCATCGTCGTCGACGACCTCGAGCGCGCACGGGTCGTCGAGGCGAAACTGCAGGTGGCCGAGGAACGTCTGCGGTTCTCCCGTGACCTGCACGACGTCGTCGGTCGGGGGTTCTCCGCGATCGCGGTGAAAAGCGAACTGGCGTCGACACTCCTGCGGGCCGGCGCCGCCGACCGCGCGGGCACCGAGGTCGAGGAGATCAAGACACTGGCCGTCGAATCGATGGAGCAGATGCGTGCCCTGGTCCACGGCTACCGCGACATCAATCTCGACGGCGAGGTCGCCGGTGCACGCTCCCTGCTGTCGGCCGCCGGATGCGAGCTCCGTATCGAGGGCGATCCGTCGGCGGTGCCGGCCGAGTTCCACGAGGTCGCCGCCTGGGTGGTGCGTGAGGCGACGACGAACATCGTGAAACACTCGTCGGCGACGTCGGCCACCTTCACCATGGGCTCGTCCGGAATGACGTTGAGGAACAACGGGGTATCGTCGATGACGGCTGACAGTCGGGATACGGTGGCTGACGAACGATCCGGCCTCCGGGGTCTGGCCGAGCGGCTCGCCGAAGTGGGTGCACGCCTCGAGCGCTCCTGCACCGCCGACGAATTCGTGCTCGAGGTGAAGTGGGAGAACGCATGA
- a CDS encoding ABC transporter permease has translation MTTTSPGTLPTTVDTPRRRPLTALATAEFRQFCRNKTLVTMGTVFPIGIPLATFFIARRDADVTTALAATTLELFAYAALLFVQYYSVLSMVTTRRGEGVLKRLRTGEAADWQILTAPAAPGVLLTAAGATIVAGVVYGFGAPAPVNPILIAIGLIAGVILFSVLALATSAVTKNAEAAQITSLPVMVLATIGLGSIRSILPDGLATVAGWTPFAAVSDLISLGTTGKAVMASSTDAALDFAGTFGEIAQPVATLVLWSVLAFALTSTSFRWDDRG, from the coding sequence ATGACCACCACCAGCCCCGGCACCCTCCCCACCACCGTCGACACCCCTCGCCGTCGGCCGCTCACCGCACTCGCGACCGCGGAGTTCCGCCAGTTCTGCCGCAACAAGACACTCGTGACGATGGGCACCGTGTTCCCCATCGGGATTCCCCTGGCGACGTTCTTCATCGCGCGCCGCGACGCGGACGTCACCACCGCTCTCGCGGCCACCACGCTCGAGTTGTTCGCCTACGCCGCCTTGTTGTTCGTGCAGTACTACTCCGTGCTGTCGATGGTCACGACGCGCCGCGGCGAAGGTGTGCTCAAACGCCTGCGTACCGGTGAGGCGGCCGATTGGCAGATCCTCACGGCGCCGGCCGCGCCGGGCGTCCTGTTGACCGCGGCCGGTGCGACGATCGTCGCCGGAGTCGTCTACGGATTCGGCGCGCCGGCACCGGTCAACCCGATCCTGATCGCCATCGGCCTGATCGCCGGAGTCATCCTGTTCTCGGTGCTCGCCCTGGCGACCAGCGCCGTCACGAAGAACGCCGAGGCGGCCCAGATCACGTCGCTGCCGGTGATGGTGCTCGCCACCATCGGGCTCGGATCGATCCGCTCGATCCTCCCCGACGGCCTCGCCACCGTCGCCGGGTGGACACCGTTCGCCGCCGTGTCCGACCTCATCTCGTTGGGGACCACCGGCAAGGCGGTGATGGCGTCGTCGACCGACGCGGCCCTCGACTTCGCGGGCACCTTCGGCGAGATCGCGCAGCCGGTTGCCACACTGGTCCTATGGTCGGTTCTGGCTTTCGCCCTCACCTCGACGAGCTTCCGGTGGGACGATCGCGGGTGA
- a CDS encoding response regulator transcription factor: MIPVLLADDETLIRAAMATMLDLEESIEVVAHVGSGEELVDLWRVRADAGEGPAVALIDLQMPGIDGIDTATRLLEITPDAGIVIVTSHGRPGYLKRALAAGVRGFLPKTASAATLAEVISTVHGGSRYVDPELAAEAISAGETVLTAREADVLEYALDGAAVDEIATRAHLSPGTTRNYLSSAMAKLNASNRYEAARKARELGWI; encoded by the coding sequence ATGATCCCGGTGCTGCTCGCCGACGACGAAACCCTCATCCGGGCGGCGATGGCGACGATGCTGGACCTCGAGGAATCAATCGAGGTCGTCGCCCACGTCGGTTCGGGGGAAGAACTCGTCGACCTGTGGCGTGTCCGCGCCGATGCAGGCGAAGGGCCCGCAGTCGCCCTGATCGACTTGCAGATGCCCGGAATCGACGGAATCGACACGGCCACAAGGCTACTCGAGATCACCCCCGACGCCGGGATCGTGATCGTGACGAGTCACGGCCGCCCCGGGTACCTCAAACGGGCCCTGGCCGCCGGCGTTCGCGGCTTCCTGCCCAAGACCGCCTCGGCAGCCACTCTCGCCGAGGTCATCTCGACGGTGCACGGTGGAAGCCGGTACGTCGACCCCGAACTCGCGGCGGAGGCCATCAGTGCGGGCGAGACGGTGCTGACCGCGCGCGAGGCCGATGTCCTGGAGTACGCCCTCGACGGCGCCGCCGTCGACGAGATCGCGACCCGCGCACACCTGTCGCCGGGCACGACCCGCAATTACCTGTCGTCGGCGATGGCGAAGCTGAACGCGTCCAACCGTTATGAGGCGGCACGCAAGGCGCGCGAGTTGGGCTGGATCTGA
- a CDS encoding ABC transporter ATP-binding protein — MRNRHATRFEVDLGTHTTQRSTVISARGLRRTYGRGASAFEAVRGIDVDVREGEVFALLGTNGAGKTSTFDLLEGLTAPTAGDVEVFGLDPLRDRALVRPQVGIMLQSGGLPAELTVAETLQMWRGTCSRPTTVADVLAKVDLSDRADVRVGSLSGGEKRRVDLACALLGQPRLLFLDEPTTGLDPESRRQTWKLLSDLKADGVTMVLTTHYLDEAEALADRIAIMHRGAISRRGTLREIVDGHPARIAFDHPGLVLPEFPDAVVDSGARVTIATQHLQAHLDTLLTWAREHRVALQGLEARAASLESVFLDIAGDANSAGHTDSPATTPTTHATPIGAHR, encoded by the coding sequence ATGCGAAACAGACATGCCACCAGGTTCGAGGTCGACCTCGGAACCCACACGACACAGCGGTCGACGGTGATCTCCGCGAGAGGACTCCGGCGCACCTACGGCAGGGGCGCCTCGGCGTTCGAGGCGGTGCGCGGCATCGACGTCGACGTCCGCGAGGGAGAGGTGTTCGCGCTCCTCGGCACCAACGGCGCCGGCAAGACGTCGACCTTCGACCTGCTCGAGGGCCTGACCGCACCGACCGCGGGCGACGTCGAGGTGTTCGGCCTCGATCCCCTCCGCGACCGTGCCCTCGTGCGACCGCAGGTCGGCATCATGCTGCAGTCCGGTGGCCTGCCGGCCGAGCTGACCGTCGCCGAGACCCTGCAGATGTGGCGCGGTACGTGCTCACGCCCGACGACGGTCGCCGACGTGCTGGCCAAAGTGGATCTGTCCGATCGCGCGGATGTGCGGGTGGGTTCACTGTCCGGTGGCGAGAAGCGTCGCGTCGACCTCGCCTGCGCACTGCTCGGGCAGCCCCGACTGCTCTTCCTCGACGAACCGACCACCGGCCTCGACCCGGAGAGCAGGCGCCAGACGTGGAAGCTGTTGTCCGACCTCAAGGCCGACGGCGTCACGATGGTGTTGACGACCCACTATCTCGACGAGGCCGAGGCGCTCGCCGACCGCATCGCGATCATGCATCGTGGCGCCATCTCCCGCCGTGGGACGCTCCGCGAGATCGTCGACGGCCACCCGGCCAGGATCGCGTTCGATCATCCCGGCCTGGTGTTGCCCGAGTTCCCCGACGCGGTCGTCGACTCCGGTGCGCGGGTCACAATCGCCACCCAGCACCTGCAGGCCCACCTCGACACGCTCCTCACGTGGGCCCGCGAGCACCGTGTCGCCCTGCAGGGCCTCGAAGCGCGGGCGGCATCACTCGAATCTGTGTTCCTCGACATCGCCGGGGACGCGAACTCCGCCGGTCACACCGACAGCCCGGCCACGACGCCGACCACACATGCGACCCCGATCGGAGCACATCGATGA
- the hpnE gene encoding hydroxysqualene dehydroxylase HpnE → MHCVVVGGGLAGLASAVWLAESGQRVTLLERRGSLGGRTIAMPVAAVDDVPDNGQHVFASGYEHLMRYLDSVGTREHVAFPGHMTVRMAGGATRRSAFGGVAGLRTAVGDLPGVTGLDRLRTARAQATLIRQALRQPPWLDDITADDWFRRIGMPQSARDALWDGIVIGLTGDKPDISSAKVPADLLVTGIRRARETRTPISIGYPTVDLDTLFVDGAEKVFADSGVEVRHRAVVSSIDVVDDAVTGVTLSDGERITADAVICAVPVWNVRGLLDQVPGHERIYEAIDRLTPVPIVSVNLYLDRSIGMADWGEILHGGEGVLEQVWDRQRMHGRDPGRHHLYSTTVSAAYELTQKSNAEITDLQMEMLRRYFPDAAEAEVIHSHVVRMPKSTFAQRPGTAGIRPDQRTSVRGLALAGDWTRTDWTTTMEGACQSAARAVEVILERAD, encoded by the coding sequence ATGCATTGCGTCGTGGTGGGTGGGGGACTGGCCGGACTGGCGTCGGCGGTATGGCTCGCGGAGTCGGGACAGCGCGTGACGTTGCTGGAACGGCGCGGTTCGCTTGGCGGCCGCACCATCGCCATGCCCGTGGCCGCCGTCGACGATGTGCCCGACAACGGGCAACACGTCTTCGCGAGCGGCTACGAGCACCTGATGCGCTATCTCGACAGCGTCGGCACCCGCGAACACGTCGCCTTTCCCGGGCACATGACCGTTCGCATGGCCGGGGGCGCCACCCGTCGCTCCGCGTTTGGGGGTGTGGCGGGTTTGCGGACGGCGGTCGGGGATCTGCCGGGGGTCACCGGACTCGATCGGCTTCGCACCGCCCGCGCGCAGGCCACCTTGATCCGTCAGGCACTTCGACAGCCCCCGTGGCTCGACGACATCACCGCCGACGACTGGTTCCGACGCATCGGCATGCCGCAGTCGGCGCGCGACGCCCTCTGGGACGGGATCGTGATCGGGCTGACCGGCGACAAGCCGGACATCTCCTCGGCCAAGGTGCCGGCCGACCTGCTGGTCACCGGCATCCGACGGGCACGCGAGACCCGGACGCCGATCTCGATCGGCTACCCGACCGTCGACCTCGACACACTGTTCGTCGACGGTGCGGAGAAGGTCTTCGCCGATTCGGGCGTCGAGGTCCGCCACCGGGCCGTCGTGTCATCGATCGACGTCGTCGACGATGCGGTCACCGGCGTCACTCTCAGCGACGGCGAGCGGATCACCGCCGACGCGGTCATCTGCGCGGTTCCGGTGTGGAACGTGCGAGGTCTGCTCGACCAGGTGCCCGGCCACGAGCGCATCTACGAGGCGATCGACCGCCTCACCCCGGTGCCGATCGTGAGCGTGAACCTGTACCTCGACCGCTCCATCGGGATGGCCGACTGGGGCGAGATCCTGCACGGCGGTGAAGGCGTCCTCGAACAGGTGTGGGACCGCCAGCGTATGCACGGACGTGATCCGGGCCGGCATCACCTGTATTCGACCACGGTCTCGGCGGCATACGAGCTGACGCAGAAGTCGAACGCCGAGATCACCGACCTCCAGATGGAGATGCTGCGGCGGTACTTTCCCGATGCCGCGGAGGCCGAGGTGATCCACAGTCACGTCGTCCGGATGCCGAAATCGACCTTTGCGCAACGACCGGGCACCGCCGGTATCCGCCCGGACCAGCGGACTTCGGTGCGCGGTCTCGCGCTGGCCGGGGACTGGACCCGTACGGACTGGACCACCACGATGGAGGGCGCCTGCCAGAGCGCGGCACGCGCCGTCGAGGTGATCCTGGAACGCGCTGACTGA
- a CDS encoding S9 family peptidase: MEQHTNTLPRLITIDDFFAPPRRTGATISPDGTRIAFLAPWRNRLNVWIEDLDPDENGVIADARCVTADDTRSVLSYQWTDDPRWLLYLQDSGGDENWHVFRVDLDDPDAAAVDLTPYPGARAIGLERARGRAGIMTILLNARDRAQFDLYEIDVASGELTMVAESPGVGSAWIPGRDGELFCSSITADGDYEFSRRDPATGDLRTVITLDGDDHPLGVSLATITPDGTGVWIGSKRDRDLTSVVHADLTTGAETEVDHHPTLELDADRRAVAQMSSPLIHDRATGGLIGARYLGERQVIHALDDHFAAVLKQLESLSDGDIGEISSDESGTRWVVSFAHDREPGVTWLYDHATGESRELFRPFGHLAPEELAPMTAVTVTARDGLTLPSYLTLPVGEEPRDLPMVLLVHGGPWYRDSWGYQPLVQMLANRGYAVLQVNFRGSTGYGKAHTDAAVGEFAAAMHDDLLDAVDWAVGQGYADRDRVAIMGGSYGGYATLVGAAFTPDVFAAAVDYVGISDLENFMRTQPAFIGPSIINNWYRYVGDPNVAEQAADMRARSPISRVGDITRPLMIAQGANDARVVQAESDTIVAALRERGIDVDYLVFDDEGHGFVNPENQITLYRTVERFLARHLGGRTA, encoded by the coding sequence ATGGAACAGCACACGAACACCTTGCCCCGGCTGATCACCATCGACGACTTCTTCGCACCGCCGCGCCGCACCGGCGCGACCATCTCCCCGGACGGCACGCGGATCGCCTTCCTCGCCCCGTGGCGTAATCGGCTCAATGTGTGGATCGAGGACCTCGACCCCGACGAGAACGGAGTCATCGCCGACGCCCGGTGCGTCACCGCCGACGACACGCGCAGCGTGCTCAGCTACCAGTGGACCGACGACCCGCGCTGGTTGCTCTACCTGCAGGACTCCGGCGGCGACGAGAACTGGCACGTCTTCCGTGTCGATCTCGACGATCCGGACGCCGCCGCCGTCGACCTCACCCCGTACCCGGGTGCCCGTGCCATCGGACTCGAGCGGGCCAGGGGCCGGGCCGGCATCATGACGATTCTGTTGAACGCCCGCGACCGTGCGCAGTTCGACCTGTACGAGATCGACGTCGCCTCAGGAGAACTGACGATGGTCGCGGAAAGCCCCGGGGTGGGGTCGGCCTGGATTCCCGGCCGCGACGGCGAATTGTTCTGCTCCTCGATCACCGCCGACGGCGACTATGAGTTCTCGCGGCGTGATCCGGCGACGGGCGACCTGCGCACGGTCATCACGCTCGACGGCGACGATCATCCGCTGGGGGTCTCCCTGGCGACCATCACCCCCGACGGCACCGGCGTGTGGATCGGCTCCAAGCGCGACCGCGACCTGACCAGCGTGGTCCACGCCGACCTGACGACGGGCGCCGAGACCGAGGTCGACCACCATCCCACCCTCGAGCTGGATGCCGACCGTCGTGCGGTGGCGCAGATGTCGTCACCGCTGATCCACGACCGCGCCACCGGCGGCCTGATCGGCGCACGCTATCTCGGTGAGCGGCAGGTCATCCACGCCCTCGACGATCACTTCGCCGCGGTCCTGAAGCAGTTGGAGTCGTTGTCGGACGGCGACATCGGCGAGATCTCCTCCGACGAGAGCGGAACACGTTGGGTCGTCAGCTTCGCCCACGATCGTGAGCCCGGGGTGACGTGGCTGTACGACCATGCGACCGGAGAGAGTCGCGAACTGTTCCGGCCGTTCGGGCATCTGGCCCCGGAGGAGCTGGCGCCGATGACAGCGGTGACCGTCACCGCCCGTGACGGACTCACCCTGCCCTCCTATCTGACACTGCCCGTCGGGGAGGAGCCACGAGATCTCCCGATGGTGCTGCTGGTCCACGGCGGCCCGTGGTACCGCGACTCGTGGGGTTACCAGCCCCTGGTCCAGATGCTCGCCAACCGCGGATATGCGGTACTGCAGGTCAATTTTCGTGGCTCGACCGGATACGGCAAGGCGCACACCGACGCGGCCGTCGGCGAGTTCGCCGCCGCGATGCACGACGACCTGCTCGACGCGGTCGACTGGGCGGTCGGGCAGGGGTACGCCGACCGCGACCGGGTCGCGATCATGGGCGGCAGCTACGGCGGCTACGCCACACTGGTCGGGGCTGCCTTCACCCCCGACGTCTTCGCTGCGGCCGTCGACTACGTCGGCATCTCCGACCTCGAGAACTTCATGCGGACCCAACCGGCGTTCATCGGGCCGAGCATCATCAACAACTGGTACCGCTATGTCGGTGATCCGAACGTCGCGGAGCAGGCGGCGGATATGCGTGCCCGCTCCCCGATCAGCCGTGTCGGCGACATCACCCGGCCCCTGATGATCGCCCAGGGCGCCAACGACGCCCGCGTGGTCCAGGCCGAATCCGACACCATCGTCGCCGCCCTGCGGGAGCGCGGGATCGACGTCGACTACCTCGTCTTCGACGATGAGGGACATGGATTCGTCAACCCCGAGAACCAGATCACCCTCTACCGCACCGTCGAGCGCTTCCTCGCTCGCCATCTGGGAGGACGGACAGCATGA
- a CDS encoding dihydrofolate reductase family protein, producing MRQLVYYVAVSLDGRIASPTGDFEAFSVHGDHIDMIVNEWSDTIPKVGLDALGITADNSRFDTVLMGWNTYAAGLSATDNPYPHLDQYVFSRCRTNNDVPGGITITDRNPEDVVRDLKAAGGGDIWLCGGGILASSLVNEIDRLVLKVNPVILGAGKPLFEAGTYDPRTFELTASTPYHSGVVVNEYARRVEGTATA from the coding sequence ATGCGCCAGCTGGTCTACTACGTTGCCGTATCCCTCGATGGTCGGATCGCCTCTCCGACTGGTGATTTCGAGGCGTTCTCAGTGCACGGAGATCACATCGACATGATCGTGAATGAGTGGTCCGACACAATTCCGAAGGTCGGACTCGACGCCCTCGGAATCACTGCTGACAACAGTCGCTTCGACACGGTGTTGATGGGATGGAACACCTACGCCGCAGGACTGTCGGCGACCGACAACCCGTATCCACATCTCGACCAGTACGTGTTCTCTCGGTGTCGGACGAACAACGATGTGCCGGGCGGGATCACAATCACCGACCGGAACCCTGAGGACGTGGTGCGCGACCTGAAAGCCGCCGGTGGCGGCGACATCTGGCTCTGCGGTGGCGGTATTCTCGCATCATCGCTGGTCAACGAGATCGATCGACTGGTCCTCAAGGTCAACCCGGTGATACTGGGAGCCGGCAAGCCACTCTTCGAGGCGGGTACGTACGATCCCCGCACATTCGAACTGACGGCATCGACGCCGTACCACTCCGGAGTCGTCGTCAACGAGTACGCGCGCCGGGTCGAGGGTACGGCCACCGCTTGA
- the msrB gene encoding peptide-methionine (R)-S-oxide reductase MsrB, whose amino-acid sequence MSNEYRKTDEAVRGLTDAQYRVTQKDGTEPAFRNEYWDNHEPGIYVDVVSGQPLFSSTDKYDSGTGWPSFTRPIDAEAVTTKSDRTLWMRRTEVRSAGADSHLGHVFDDGPRDAGGQRFCMNSAALRFIPASELEAEGYGAYRELFDATDDPTDTTTEKDAS is encoded by the coding sequence GTGAGCAACGAGTACCGCAAGACCGACGAGGCCGTCCGAGGCCTCACCGACGCGCAGTACCGCGTCACCCAGAAGGACGGCACCGAGCCGGCCTTCCGCAACGAATACTGGGACAATCACGAGCCGGGCATCTATGTCGATGTCGTCTCGGGTCAGCCGCTGTTCTCCTCGACCGACAAGTACGACAGCGGGACGGGATGGCCGAGCTTCACCCGACCGATCGACGCCGAGGCCGTGACCACCAAGTCCGACCGGACGCTGTGGATGCGCCGCACCGAGGTCCGTTCGGCCGGCGCCGACAGCCACCTCGGCCACGTGTTCGACGACGGTCCGCGCGACGCGGGTGGGCAACGCTTCTGCATGAATTCCGCAGCGCTGCGGTTCATCCCGGCCTCGGAGCTCGAGGCGGAGGGCTACGGCGCCTACCGTGAGTTGTTCGACGCCACCGACGACCCCACCGACACCACGACCGAGAAGGATGCCTCATGA
- a CDS encoding glycosyltransferase — MRFGFAMHGSRGDVQPGVAVARALADRGHEVTVAAPEDIVPAVSRTGLPTRVLCPDNSELLKSPLVKERLKSKNPSTRLKALAEISAFGAETSEQVMGELAQGADVLVTGLLAQERAATVAESTGTAFVPLHYCPIRSNESVEIFRPMPTWTRRAMWALGDQVNWLTVRGRDRDLRRRLGIAPATGPLPRRLRAAGTPEVQAYDPLMFPGLREEWGPSRPFTGALLPDEATRRQYNDDDGQATAGVVTWADSDRPPVYVGFGSMPVEPERIEGIVGSLTGLGLRVIAHTEHELPPADAVLRVSAPIDHETLLPHCRGAVHHGGAGTTAAVARAGVPAVIGWLSADQPMWAAALRRLGVGGGRRLRKLDEDDLTLLLDDEVADSAARLAERLTPPASAVAGACDVLLAAAS; from the coding sequence ATGAGATTCGGTTTTGCCATGCACGGCAGTCGGGGCGACGTCCAGCCGGGAGTCGCGGTGGCGCGGGCGCTCGCCGATCGTGGACATGAGGTGACGGTCGCGGCGCCCGAGGACATCGTCCCCGCGGTGAGTCGTACCGGATTGCCGACGCGGGTCCTGTGTCCGGACAACTCCGAGTTGCTGAAGAGTCCGCTGGTCAAGGAGCGACTCAAGAGCAAGAATCCCTCCACACGTCTCAAAGCGCTCGCCGAGATCTCGGCCTTCGGCGCGGAGACGTCCGAACAGGTGATGGGAGAACTCGCCCAAGGCGCCGACGTGCTGGTCACCGGGCTGCTCGCGCAGGAACGCGCGGCCACCGTCGCGGAGAGCACGGGCACGGCCTTCGTGCCGCTGCACTACTGCCCGATCCGGTCGAACGAGTCGGTCGAGATCTTCCGACCCATGCCGACGTGGACTCGCCGCGCCATGTGGGCACTCGGTGATCAGGTGAACTGGTTGACCGTGCGGGGCCGCGATCGCGATCTCCGACGTCGCCTCGGCATCGCCCCCGCCACCGGCCCCCTGCCGCGCCGGCTGCGCGCGGCGGGCACCCCCGAGGTGCAGGCGTACGACCCGCTGATGTTCCCGGGGCTACGGGAGGAATGGGGTCCGAGCCGGCCGTTCACGGGTGCTCTGCTGCCGGACGAGGCCACCCGCAGGCAGTACAACGACGATGACGGCCAGGCGACGGCGGGCGTCGTGACCTGGGCCGACTCCGACCGTCCGCCGGTGTACGTGGGATTCGGCAGCATGCCCGTCGAGCCCGAGCGCATCGAAGGGATCGTCGGATCCCTGACCGGTCTGGGCTTGCGGGTGATCGCGCACACCGAGCACGAACTACCCCCCGCCGACGCTGTTCTCCGGGTCTCTGCGCCCATCGACCACGAGACGCTGTTGCCGCACTGTCGCGGCGCGGTGCATCACGGCGGTGCGGGCACCACGGCCGCGGTCGCGCGTGCCGGTGTCCCGGCTGTCATCGGGTGGCTCAGCGCCGATCAGCCGATGTGGGCCGCCGCGCTGCGGCGCCTCGGCGTCGGAGGTGGACGTCGACTGCGGAAACTCGACGAGGACGACCTCACCCTGCTGCTCGACGACGAGGTCGCCGATTCGGCGGCACGGCTGGCAGAACGGCTGACGCCGCCCGCGTCGGCGGTGGCCGGCGCGTGCGACGTCCTGCTCGCCGCCGCGAGCTGA